The Coleofasciculus chthonoplastes PCC 7420 sequence CCCAGTCACGAGGAAAGGCGTCACGGGTTCTGACTTGAAGGGCGGCTTGAAGAGATGCGATCGCACATTCGATATTCTCTGCCAAATCTCCCCGGATTCTGTCACTGTAGGCATTCCCCAGATTATTTTGGGTCATTGCCCATTGGCTAGGAAAGGCGTCACGGCTGTAGACTTGAAGGGCGGCTTGATAGGAAGCGATCGCATTTTCTATATTCTCTGCCTTCTCTCCCCGGATTCGGGAATAGTAGGCAGCACCCAGATTATTTTGGGTCATTGCCCATTGGCTAGGAAAGGCGTCACGGCTGTAGACTTGAAGGGCGGCTTGATAGGAAGCGATCGCATTTTCTATATTCTCTGCCTTCTCTCCCCGGATTCGGGAATAGTAGGCAGCACCCAGATTATTTTGAAGGGTTGCCCAATTTTCTGAGTGATTCTCGCGGGTAAAGATAGTGAGCATCACTTCATAACCCTTAATCGCGATTTCCAGGTTAGTGGCTTGACTTCCTAAAGGAAACTGCCCAATCAGATTACTGAAATTACCAATAGTGGCGGCAATAAATTGGGCTTGTTCGGCTTCCACTTCTGCTAGTGTTGCCGTTCCCCAGTCATACAATATCTGGGCAAAGTTATCATCCAATAGATGCAGGTTTTGCTGGAGGAGGGGATAGACAACTTGCGGATTAACATCACTATCTGACGTTGCTTGTAATACTTGCATCAGGAAACGCAGTTGAGCTTCAGGAGTAGCAGTTGAGTCAGATAATCCCAAGAATTCCCCTAACTGATTCGCCATTCCGATTAAAAACTGCGCCGCATTTTCATCACCCCTCTCTGCTAACGCTTCCGCCACCTGTGTCATGGTTGCTACTAACCCCGCATCCACTAACTCAGCGTTATCCTCTAATATCTGCCCTTCCTCACTGGGACAGGTTAATAGGGCATTAATCAGCGTTAGATAGGCTTGTAGGCGTTGTTCATTCATGGGGGAATTGAGAGGGGAGATGCTAACTAGGGTATACCAAAAGACAGAGGGGGTGATGGGGTAATACGGTTTAATTGAGCCAGTTTTCTAGTTTTAATTAGGGACACGAGAAAATTCACGAACATTATTGGTGATGACGGTGAGATTCAAACTGAGAGCATGGGCAGCAATCAATAAATCGTTACCGCCAATAGGTGTTCCTTGTTGTTCTAAATGAGTTCGGATTTCAGCATAATATTGCTCTACGGGGTAGGTTAGAGGCAAAATCTCAAGACTATCTAAGATGGCTTCAATGTTTTGGGTGAGTTGAGGCGAGTTCTTTTTTTGGGCTCCAAATCTTAACTCACAAGCGACGATGATGCTTGTACAGATTGTTGCCTCGCCAACACTTTGGATTTTTGTAAAAATTTGTTCTCTGGGATGCTTGACTAATTCTGAAATGATGTTCGTATCTAATAAATAGCAGTAATTCATATCTATAGAGAGACACCATGGCGCGTCTTTTTAAAGTTCGATATCGTCTAGGGGTAATACGCCTTCGTCAACGTTGGGAAAGTCTTCATCTAGGGGTTCGAGAGTGGCGAGAACACAGAGGAGGGATTTTTTCTGGTAGGGTTCGATAATCAGTTTGCCGTCTTCTTGGCGGATGGTGACATCTGTTGTAGATAGAGTTAAGTCTTGGGGAATGGTTAGGGTTTGGGTATTTCCGGTTTGAATCAGTTTGACGTGATATTCGGTGGTCATAGTAATTCTTTTCCTATCATTTCCGGTTGCCAATTAAAACATTCACGGCATTTTCTTCTTCTCTTCTAATAACTAGGGTATAGCCAAAGCGTTTCGATGTAGACAGACGTGTCTAACTGTTGGGGTTGTTTCTATAAGAATTTGAGTCATCTTTAGACGACTTGCGCTTTTAGCCTCGAACTCGACTCAGAACGACAGACACAGATTCGATCGCACTTAAAGTTGACACTGATGGCTCAAATTTTCCCCCTCATCCCCTAACCCCTTCTCCCGTGCAAAAAAAGCGAAGCATCCGCTGTCTTCCCCCCTCTTCGTAGGGGGGAACGAGGGGGCTCACAAGGGTAGGTTTTTTAAGATTGCGGTTCAGGTTAGACTTGGAAGACAGGTAGACCATCACTTCGACTTCGCTCAGCGACCGTAGACAAGGAAGAGTGAGAACGAAAAATAGGGCGTTTCGGCTTTTAGAAGTTAGTTTGACCGAACCGAATTCTATACGGTTTTTCCCCCTTGTCTTCTTTCCTTCCTTGTCCCCTTGTCTTGTCTCCACCCTTAAATAAAAAACCTACACCTGTCAGAACGAGGGGGGTGGGAGAAGGGGAACCAGATTCTCTTACTCCCCTCCCCCTTGCCAAAAAAGCGAAGGAGGGAACGAGGGGGGTAGGGGGGAACGAGGGGGGATGGAAAGGGGTTAGGGGTGAGGGGTTGAGCTTAAGTTGAAATCCTGCGCCAATTGCTGCACAATAAACAACCCCACCTGAGAATTTCCTGTCTCATCTAACGCCGGAGAATAACAGGCGATCGCCCCCTGAGACGGTACAATAGACAACATCGCCCCACTCACCCCTGACTTGGTTGGTAATCCCACCTCCGTCGCGAAGCGACTAGAAGCTTGATACAATCCACAGGTGATCAGAATGTCGTTAACCGTGCGGCGGTGTTGGGGTGATATCATGCTACTATCCTGCCCCAGCAACATTCCCAAATTAGCTAAATCCGTCACCGTTCCCGATAGACAACAGACGTGATTATAAGTATCCAGGGCAATTTCTGGACAATCCAGATACCCTACAGTTGCTAATAAATTCGCGATCGCCTGATTTCGTTCATTGGGGAGAGAACGCACCGACTGTAACATCGCCTCATCTAACACCAACTGAGAGTGCGATCGCTGATTCAGCCACTGGCGCAGGCTTTCGCAACGAGACGCCCCATCCTTACCCGGTAAACGCCCAGCGAGTGCGATCGCGCCACTATTAATCATTGGGTTACGCGGCTTTCCCCGATCCGCTTGCAGTTGCGCTAAGGAATTAAATGGCTGATCAGACGGTTCCATCCCCACCTGAGAAAATACCGCCTCTGTCCCCAATTGTTCTAGCAAGAATAGCAAGACAAACGGCTTAATCACACTCATCAACGGAAAAGAACAACGAATATCACCCGCCGCCACTCCCTCACCTTTAATCCTCTGTACCTGTATCGCCACCCAGCCTGGATTTGCCTGCGCTAGTAAGGGGATATAGGTTGGTAGTTGTCCTCCTTGACATTTTACTTTTGCCTGAGCGATTAAAGTATTGAGTTGATCTGAAGTCAATGCGGATAGTCCCAGAGAAGATTGATGATGATTCGGGTTATCCCTGTCACTGATAGGGTGCGACGTCTCAATTTTTTCAGCCATGCTACCCCCGATTCAAATAGATTGATTAAAGTGCAGATTTAAACCCTGAGCAATAAAAGCGAATCATCCACTGATCACCCTTAACTATTCTTATTGATAGATGTTCAAACTCCTAACGTTAACCGATAATGAATAGATCAATCATGAAAGTATAATCGGAGTTTAACAGAATATGGGTTGGTTACAACGACTATTTGGCATGGACAAGCCACAAGAGGCAAAAGTAAACCCTCCAACACAGCAGCAGCCTTCATCCGCCGCCAGTCGTCCAAAAACAGATGAAGCCCCAGCCACGACGAAACTCTCCACCACTCCTCCAGAACGTCTTGGTTTACATGGAGAATATGACCAAAGCGGTTTAGCCAAGCGGGTGGCGTTAGCATTTGATGAAGATCCGGATTTAGATGACATCAGTACGCTTTATGTCGCCCAAACGAGTACCACTGTGGTGTTGAAAGGTAAGGTTCCGAATCAGGCTATTTTAGACAAGATGGTGAAGGTGGCTAGAGGTGTTAATGGTGCCAAAGCGGTTGACACGACTCAAGTGACAGTAGGTTAACCTGTTCGCTATATTAGGCTATAATCGACCAAAAAGGCATTAGGTTAAAATCTAATGTCTTTTTCAATTATTTAAGCATTTCACCGTAGGGGCGCACTGACGTGCGCCCAATTTAACCGTAAAATCTATTCCACCATTTTAGATGTGCCACGCCACTCCATGAGTGCAACCTATCCGAAACACTTGACAATGGACTCAATTTTTCCGACAGTCTTAAAATAATCCGAAAATCTCGTAGACAATGAGTTGCTTATCCACAAAAAAACAATCATCTGTAACCATAGTCGGGGCATTATTCATTGCTTTAGCACCAGGAGAACAAACCTCTGCAACCTATAGCGCCGAGCCTCTATTCGATACAGTTAATACCTATCAAACAACAATTACAACCAATGGTGATCCCGCTGATATTTATTTCCCAATTCCCTCAAATTCTAACACCAACACCAATCAATTTCCCATCGCATTAATGCTGCAAGGAGCATTAGTGGATAAAGCCGACTACGCCAATTTCGCCAGTACCGTTGCCAGTTACGGATTTGTCGTGATTGTCCCTAATCATGAACGAACTGTAACCAATCCCAGAACAGGAGAACCCGTCACAGGGTTTATTGCCGAACAGCAGCAAGTCCATGATGTTCTTTCTTATATGAAACAAGAAAACACTAATCCGGATTCACCGATTGCGGGAATTGTTAATACCAATAAACTAGGATTACTCGGACATTCCTTTGGCGGTTTTGTCGGATTAGCTGTTATTCAAGACATCTGCGTTCCTAGAGTATGCGCTGGTAACTTTACCCAGCCTCCCGAAGTAATGGCTGGTATTTTCTATGGTACAAACTTTAAAGATCCCCCCGAAACAGGTTCATTTCCGCCGATTAATAATCAAATGATTCCTACCGCGTTAATCGCCGGAAGTCAAGACACGATTGCCGATTTAGTTGAAATTACAGCTACTTACAACCAGATTCAAGATCCACCCAAGGCTTTAGTCATTGTCAAAGGGGCTAACCATTATGGGATTACCAATGAAGATAACCCCGTTCGCGATCCTGTTAGACCTTTATTAGACCAGGATGTAGCCACAGAAACTATCGCTCGTTGGAGTGCCTTGTTTTTGCGATCGCATCTACTTAATGATACTGCCGCTTTTGACTATCTGTACAATAGTGGGGATGATCAGGATGAAAATGTCATCGTGATTCACCCGATCAATCCCCTTTCTGAATCGGCGTTACCTTCTAATTGAATGAGCCGACAAAATTACTCTTCAATCTTCACCGAAAGAATCTTATCCCCTTTCTGAATCGCATTAACCACCTCCATATCCTCTGTCTTGCCAAAAACAGTATGGACGCCATCTAAATGGGGTTGAGGCGAGTGGCAAATAAAAAATTGACTTCCGCCAGTATTGCGACCTGCATGTGCCATCGATAATGACCCAGCTAAATGCTTATTGGGGTTAATTTCACAGTTAATCGTATAGCCAGGACCCCCCGTACCCGTTCCCAGAGGACAACCGCCTTGAATCATAAAATCGGGAATAACGCGATGAAAATTCAGTCCGTCATAGAATCCTTTTTCACTGAGATCGACAAAATTTTTCACTGTATTCGGAGCATCTTTCTCGAATAAATCTAGATGAATTGTACCTTTTTCCGTTTCCATAATGGCGCGGGTCATAGTTTTTTCCTTGCGTGTGATATGTTGTTAGGGTTGAGTGAAACTGGGGAATAAGTCACATTATCTGGCACGATCCGTTTCAGCATTAAACGCCATTTGCCAAAACTCTGCTTCTAATTGAGCGACCTGCAAAAATGCAGACTCGGCTTGCTGTTGAATGGATTCTGACGCCTCTGGCAATACCTGATTCGCTTGCTTTTCCAACAAAGTGACATACTCAGTAAATCCAGGATTTCCCCAGCGTTGTGCAAATTCATTGTAAGACCCACTCATCTGACCTGGCAATTGCCAGCCTTGATTATATGCCAATTCAATCGCCCAAAACGCAGTGGCTTGAACCGGATAAGGCATATCCCCAAGCGTTTGCATGAAGTGACAGTATTGGTTACAGGCGGGTTGTTTCTGAGTATTTAGATTTAGTTGGTCAGGGCGGGTTTTGTACAAAGATTACGATCAATAGCAAAAATAAAGACCCTAAACCCGCCCCTACAATTTCCCCAACTCACCCCTCTCTTGCCTACAAAACAGACTGTTGCCAATATTGATAGACAGAATAAGCCAGCGTTACCACACCTGTAATAATCGCCGATTCATTCACTTCAAATTGGGGGTGGTGTAAGGGATAATTAGGCTTATCCTTAAACCCGACGCCAAGGCGGAACATCGTACCCGGAGCATGTTCTAGATACATGGAAAAATCCTCGGCTCCCATAGAGGATTCGGGTAAAATTTGCACTCGATCACTTCCCCAAGCTTCCTTGGCAGATGCTTCTAAGATTTGAGTTAAAGCTAAGTCATTTTGCACCGAAGGCACACCCCGGCGATAACTCACCTCATAGCGAGCGCCATACATCTGGCAGACATTTGCCACAATTGACTCAATCCATTCTGGCAGATTCGCGTGAGTTTCGGGGTGGAGCGATCGCACGGTTCCGGCTAAGTGGACTTGATCGGCGATCACATTCGGGGCGCGTCCACCATTAATCTGTCCAATTGTCAAGACCATCGGACGTAAAGGATTCTGAGTCCGGCTAATCGCTTGCTGTAAGGTAGTAATCACCTGAGCCGCAATCCAAATCGCATCCACGGCTTCATGGGGACGGGCACCATGACCCGATTCCCCGGTAATAAAGATTTCCAAATCATCCGCCGCCGCCGTGAGTGCGCCGTAACGGACACCAATGGAACCGCCTGGAATCGAGGGAAACACATGAACCCCAAAAATGGCACTGACATCATTCATCGCCCCATCTTGCACCATCCAGTTGGCACCTTGGGCAATTTCTTCAGCAGGTTGAAACAAAAAGCGCACATTTCCCGGTAATTGTTCCCCCAATCCAGACAACACCATCGCCGTACCTAAACCAACAGTGGTGTGAACATCATGACCACAGGCGTGCATTATCCCCATCTTACGGGAGGCAAATTCTAGAGGGGCGGCTTCAGTAATCGGTAACGCATCCATATCCGTGCGAATCGCCACTAAGCGTTCATCAGTCCCCCCAACTAACTCACCAATCACGCCCGTTTTGGCAATCCCTTCTTGGACAACAATGCCACAGGACGACAGAACACCCGCGACATAAGCCGCCGTTTGGTATTCCTGACCGCTCAATTCCGGATGACCATGGATATGGCGGCGAATTTCAATCAGACGCGGTGCGAGTTCTTGGGCGAGGTCTTTGATTCGGCTAAGCATAAACTAAACGAGAGGTCTCACTGTACCCACTGTATCTATTTCAGCATCTAAATATCTGAAAAATAATGCAACCATCGGTCGTTAGACTAAGACATTAATCCCAATCAAAATGGGAGTGGTATGGTGGGCAATCATGCGTGTCAACTTAAGCCACAACCTTTGCCAATTCGGGTTTACAGCCATTCAAGGTAGGCTATGCCTCAACCGGGGCATTTCCTTGAACGTGGTAACGACAATATCTCTACTTATCCTACTTATCCTGCTTCCCCTGCTTCCCCTGCTCCCCCTGCTTCCCCTGCTCCCCCTGCTCCCCCTGCTTTTAGCGCTTAAGTTGACACCAATGGTGGGCAATGCCCACCTACAGATGGAGACTGGTGACATCCTCCCACACCAAATCAAAAATTATGGTGTGGGCTTCCCCAAATCACTTTGAGGATTTCCTAGTTACTCCCTTACGGGATTTTGCCACTTGCCTAGTTTTGGCTTTCACCAACCCCCGGTAGATCGGCTGCATAGGCAGTTTCCTTTCCCGCTAGCCCAGCGGTACTAATTAGCTCTATTCCTCGGTTTCTGATCACCTGACCACTGGCAACATCCCTATCAGTTTTGTAGCCACAATGAGGACAATCATGTATCCGAATGCTCAGGTCTTTTTTGACCTCACCCTTACACTCAGGACATTCTTGAGAAGTACCCCTAGCATCAACAACAGCAAAGAACTTTCCGCGCTTCCAGCAGATGTACTGGGTGATGGTGCGAAATTGACCAAAACCGCTATCCAACATCTGTTTCCCAAGAAACCCTTTAGCGGTAATGCGGTAATCAAGGTCTTCCATGAAAACCATATCACCCGCGTCGCAAAGGGCGTGCGCTTGTTTAAAATGAAAATCTTTTCTGGTGTTATCAATTTGGTGGTGAAGTCGAGCTACCTTAAGGCGCTGTTTTTCGTAATTTTTAGACCGCTTTGTTTTCCTGGATAGCCTGTGTTGCAGCAATTTCAGCTTGCTCTGTAGTTTCTTAAAAAACTTAGGCGGTTCGACAACAACTCCATCACTGGTAGCTAAAAACTTATCTAAGCCCACGTCTACTCCAATCGGATATCCATGGGGCTTAGGGTCAGGGATACTGACATCGCATTGAATATTAATAGATGCATACCATCGGTCAGCTTTTCGTATGATTCGTACTTGCTTAACTGTAAAACCATAAGGAATAGGACGATGCAAATTAATAGGAATCGCCCCAAGTTTGGGTAATTTGATATGCAAATCGGTTACAGGGTTTTCCTTAAATTGAGGAAACAGTAACGATTTAAGCTGCCCAAACTTTTTAAATCGGGGAAAGCCAAACCCGCGAGACTTAAAGTAATCCCAACCTTTATGCAACTGCTTAATCGTTTGCTGAAGGACTTGAGAGGGAACCTCTTTTAACTTGGGAAATTCCTTCTTAGCTTTAGGTAAATTGTTAAGCTGTTGAACCTCGCTGGGAAACTTGGTATCTGCTGGAATGATGTACTCTTTTTCCAACGAACATCTATCAATCAAGCACTTACGACTATTGCACCAATCCTTTATCTCCCCCAATGCATAGTTGTATGCGCGGCGGCAAATTTCCATCCACTCAATTAACCGTTGTTCTTGAGTGGCATCTGGATAGATTCGGTAGCGATAGTTAAATGTCAGCATACCGCTATTATAGGACATTTACTGGCTAGTCGTGTACTGTTAAATGTTAATTTAGGTAACGTTGAGTCACCTAAATTAACTTGGGGTAGTTGTGTATCCCAACGCTGACCCTGAGCGGAGTCGAAGGGTACAGCGTGGGTCTTACAACGCCCCCAAACCCCCTACTAAGGTAAATCCTGATTCCCTTAACTAAGGGGTTAATCCCGATAACAATGGAAGATGTGGAGAATGAGCAAACAATCATGAAAACCTACGA is a genomic window containing:
- a CDS encoding antitoxin, translating into MTTEYHVKLIQTGNTQTLTIPQDLTLSTTDVTIRQEDGKLIIEPYQKKSLLCVLATLEPLDEDFPNVDEGVLPLDDIEL
- a CDS encoding glutaminase, encoding MAEKIETSHPISDRDNPNHHQSSLGLSALTSDQLNTLIAQAKVKCQGGQLPTYIPLLAQANPGWVAIQVQRIKGEGVAAGDIRCSFPLMSVIKPFVLLFLLEQLGTEAVFSQVGMEPSDQPFNSLAQLQADRGKPRNPMINSGAIALAGRLPGKDGASRCESLRQWLNQRSHSQLVLDEAMLQSVRSLPNERNQAIANLLATVGYLDCPEIALDTYNHVCCLSGTVTDLANLGMLLGQDSSMISPQHRRTVNDILITCGLYQASSRFATEVGLPTKSGVSGAMLSIVPSQGAIACYSPALDETGNSQVGLFIVQQLAQDFNLSSTPHP
- a CDS encoding BON domain-containing protein, with protein sequence MGWLQRLFGMDKPQEAKVNPPTQQQPSSAASRPKTDEAPATTKLSTTPPERLGLHGEYDQSGLAKRVALAFDEDPDLDDISTLYVAQTSTTVVLKGKVPNQAILDKMVKVARGVNGAKAVDTTQVTVG
- a CDS encoding alpha/beta hydrolase family protein — translated: MSCLSTKKQSSVTIVGALFIALAPGEQTSATYSAEPLFDTVNTYQTTITTNGDPADIYFPIPSNSNTNTNQFPIALMLQGALVDKADYANFASTVASYGFVVIVPNHERTVTNPRTGEPVTGFIAEQQQVHDVLSYMKQENTNPDSPIAGIVNTNKLGLLGHSFGGFVGLAVIQDICVPRVCAGNFTQPPEVMAGIFYGTNFKDPPETGSFPPINNQMIPTALIAGSQDTIADLVEITATYNQIQDPPKALVIVKGANHYGITNEDNPVRDPVRPLLDQDVATETIARWSALFLRSHLLNDTAAFDYLYNSGDDQDENVIVIHPINPLSESALPSN
- a CDS encoding peptidylprolyl isomerase is translated as MTRAIMETEKGTIHLDLFEKDAPNTVKNFVDLSEKGFYDGLNFHRVIPDFMIQGGCPLGTGTGGPGYTINCEINPNKHLAGSLSMAHAGRNTGGSQFFICHSPQPHLDGVHTVFGKTEDMEVVNAIQKGDKILSVKIEE
- a CDS encoding thiaminase II/PqqC family protein — its product is MYKTRPDQLNLNTQKQPACNQYCHFMQTLGDMPYPVQATAFWAIELAYNQGWQLPGQMSGSYNEFAQRWGNPGFTEYVTLLEKQANQVLPEASESIQQQAESAFLQVAQLEAEFWQMAFNAETDRAR
- a CDS encoding M20 family metallopeptidase; this translates as MLSRIKDLAQELAPRLIEIRRHIHGHPELSGQEYQTAAYVAGVLSSCGIVVQEGIAKTGVIGELVGGTDERLVAIRTDMDALPITEAAPLEFASRKMGIMHACGHDVHTTVGLGTAMVLSGLGEQLPGNVRFLFQPAEEIAQGANWMVQDGAMNDVSAIFGVHVFPSIPGGSIGVRYGALTAAADDLEIFITGESGHGARPHEAVDAIWIAAQVITTLQQAISRTQNPLRPMVLTIGQINGGRAPNVIADQVHLAGTVRSLHPETHANLPEWIESIVANVCQMYGARYEVSYRRGVPSVQNDLALTQILEASAKEAWGSDRVQILPESSMGAEDFSMYLEHAPGTMFRLGVGFKDKPNYPLHHPQFEVNESAIITGVVTLAYSVYQYWQQSVL